The following proteins are co-located in the Camelina sativa cultivar DH55 chromosome 12, Cs, whole genome shotgun sequence genome:
- the LOC104730269 gene encoding glycine-rich protein 5-like, whose protein sequence is MSLSNSSSLVLITLILATSVLVSESRVARKDLGLDLGGIGAGLGIGIGIGGGGSGSGAGAGSGSGGGGSSSSSSSSSSSSSSSGGGGGDAGSEAGSYAGSRAGSGSGGRSGSGRGRGSGGGGGHGGGGGGGGGRGGGSGSGNGGGYGEGGGYGGGYGGGGDD, encoded by the coding sequence atgtctCTCAGTAACTCATCATCACTTGTTCTAATAACTTTGATACTGGCCACATCTGTCCTAGTCTCCGAGAGCCGGGTCGCAAGAAAAGACTTGGGTTTGGACCTTGGCGGGATAGGTGCTGGTCTTGGTATTGGTATAGGTATCGGTGGAGGAGGATCCGGATCCGGAGCTGGTGCCGGATCTGGATCTGGAGGAGGAGGGTCAAGCTCGTCTTCCTCATCTAGCTCCAGCAGTTCTTCGAGCtccggtggtggtggaggtgatGCGGGATCCGAAGCTGGATCGTACGCCGGATCACGTGCCGGGTCTGGTTCGGGAGGACGTTCGGGGTCAGGCCGTGGAAGGGGAAGTGGAGGAGGAGGGGGTCACGgtggaggaggcggaggaggagggggTAGAGGTGGAGGTAGTGGATCCGGTAACGGAGGAGGGTACGGTGAAGGCGGTGGATATGGAGGAGGATACGGTGGTGGTGGCGACGACTGA
- the LOC104730271 gene encoding counting factor 45-1-like has protein sequence MARAQGLVLLGLLVVSSLVMLTESRVARKDLGLDLGGIGIGLGVGLGIGLGGGSGSGAGAGSGSGSGSRSSSSSSSSSSSSSSGSGGSAGSSAGSFAGSRAGSGSGN, from the coding sequence ATGGCTAGGGCCCAAGGTCTAGTTCTTCTTGGTTTATTAGTTGTTTCAAGTTTAGTTATGTTAACCGAGAGCCGAGTCGCAAGAAAAGATTTGGGACTTGACCTAGGTGGGATTGGAATCGGTTTGGGCGTTGGATTGGGGATTGGTCTTGGCGGCGGGTCAGGCTCTGGTGCTGGTGCTGGTTCTGGATCAGGTTCAGGTTCCAGATCATCATCTAGCTCTAGCTCGTCATCAAGTTCGAGTTCTAGTGGTTCTGGTGGTTCAGCTGGTTCATCTGCTGGTTCATTTGCTGGATCCAGAGCCGGATCAGGATCTGGTAACTAA
- the LOC104730272 gene encoding UDP-glucuronate 4-epimerase 1, whose amino-acid sequence MPSIEDELFPSTPGKFKIDRSNRQLHRCFASTSTMFLWALFLIALTASYLSFQSFVDSGSRYLTASWGGIQWEKQVRTSAQIHRSGGISVLVTGATGFVGSHVSLALRKRGDGVVGLDNFNNYYDPSLKRARRSLLSSRGIFVVEGDLNDGKLLAKLFDVVAFTHVMHLAAQAGVRYALENPQSYVHSNIAGLVNLLEICKAANPQPAIVWASSSSVYGLNEKVPFSESDRTDQPASLYAATKKAGEEITHTYNHIYGLAITGLRFFTVYGPWGRPDMAYFSFTRNILQGKPITIYRGKNRVDLARDFTYIDDIVRGCLGSLDSSGKSTGSGGKKRGSAPYRIFNLGNTSPVTVPILVDILEKHLKVKAKRNYVEMPGNGDVPFTHANISSARNEFGYKPTTDLETGLKKFVRWYLSYYGYNTKAKLVVH is encoded by the coding sequence atgCCTTCAATAGAAGATGAGTTGTTTCCGTCAACGCCGGGTAAATTCAAAATTGACCGGTCAAACCGTCAGCTCCACCGATGTTTCGCTTCAACGAGCACCATGTTCCTTTGGGCTCTCTTCCTCATCGCTCTCACCGCTTCTTACTTGAGTTTCCAAAGCTTCGTCGATTCCGGTAGCCGTTACCTAACCGCTTCCTGGGGAGGTATCCAGTGGGAGAAACAGGTTCGCACCTCCGCTCAGATCCATCGCTCCGGCGGTATCTCCGTCCTCGTTACCGGCGCTACCGGATTCGTCGGCAGCCACGTCTCTCTCGCTTTGAGAAAACGCGGCGACGGCGTCGTCGGACTTGATAATTTCAACAATTACTACGATCCTTCCTTGAAACGCGCGCGCAGATCTCTCTTGTCGTCGAGAGGGATCTTCGTCGTCGAAGGAGATCTCAACGACGGCAAGCTATTGGCGAAGCTCTTCGATGTCGTCGCTTTCACTCACGTGATGCATCTCGCTGCTCAGGCCGGAGTTAGGTACGCTTTGGAGAATCCTCAGTCGTATGTACACAGCAACATCGCCGGACTCGTGAACCTCCTTGAGATTTGCAAAGCGGCGAATCCTCAGCCGGCGATTGTCTGGGCTTCGTCTAGCTCCGTCTACGGTCTCAACGAGAAAGTTCCGTTCTCTGAATCAGACCGTACAGATCAACCGGCGAGTCTCTACGCCGCAACGAAAAAAGCCGGCGAAGAAATCACCCACACTTACAACCATATTTACGGTCTTGCCATTACCGGTTTAAGATTCTTCACGGTTTACGGACCTTGGGGTAGACCGGACATGGCGTACTTCTCATTCACCAGAAACATCCTACAAGGTAAACCGATCACGATATACCGGGGTAAAAACCGGGTCGATCTAGCCCGGGATTTCACATACATCGACGATATAGTCAGAGGCTGCTTAGGATCACTCGATTCGTCGGGTAAAAGTACCGGGTCGGGTGGTAAAAAACGCGGATCAGCACCGTACCGGATCTTTAACCTGGGGAACACGTCTCCTGTCACGGTACCGATCCTGGTGGATATATTGGAGAAGCATCTGAAGGTGAAGGCGAAGAGGAACTACGTGGAGATGCCAGGAAACGGCGACGTACCGTTCACACATGCGAATATAAGCTCAGCCCGAAACGAATTCGGGTATAAACCGACAACCGATTTGGAAACCGGGTTGAAGAAGTTCGTTAGATGGTATCTTTCTTATTACGGATACAATACTAAAGCCAAGCTTGTTGTACATTAA
- the LOC104730273 gene encoding tetraspanin-9-like produces MVRFTNTLVGILNFFVLLSSVPILITGIWLSANGSTQCERFLDKPLIALGAFLTIVAISGVVGSCCRVTWLFWFYLFVMFFLIITVLCFTIFAFVVTSKGSGETIPGKAYKEYRLEAYSDWLQKRVNNAKHWSNIRSCVFESKICSRFSDSEPVSAFYKEHLTSLQSGCCKPSNDCNFTYISPTTWNKTSETNKNSDCQLWDSQKDKLCYNCQACKAGFIDNLNYSWKRAATVNIVFLIMLIVVYGMGCCAFRNNKREERYARPTGFNNP; encoded by the exons atggTACGTTTTACCAACACCCTCGTAGGAATACTCAACTTCTTCGTCCTCCTCTCCTCGGTTCCGATACTCATAACCGGAATCTGGCTCAGCGCTAACGGCTCAACGCAATGCGAGCGGTTCCTCGACAAACCCTTGATCGCTCTCGGCGCTTTCCTCACGATAGTTGCAATCTCTGGAGTCGTAGGATCTTGCTGCAGAGTGACGTGGCTCTTCTGGTTCTATCTATTTGTGatgttcttcttgatcatcactgttCTCTGTTTCACCATCTTTGCCTTTGTCGTCACTAGCAAAGGCTCCGGGGAAACTATCCCTGGAAAGGCTTATAAAGAGTATAGGCTTGAGGCTTACTCTGATTGGTTGCAGAAGCGTGTCAACAACGCTAAACACTGGAGCAACATTAGAAGCTGTGTTTTCGAGAGCAAGATCTGTTCTCGCTTCTCTGATAGTGAGCCTGTTTCTGCTTTCTACAAAGAACATCTCACTTCTCTTCAG TCTGGTTGCTGCAAGCCTTCTAATGACTGTAACTTCACTTACATAAGCCCAACGACTTGGAACAAAACCTCAGAGACAAATAAAAACTCAGATTGTCAACTTTGGGACAGCCAGAAAGATAAGCTATGCTACAATTGCCAAGCCTGCAAGGCCGGTTTCATAGACAACCTTAACTACTCATGGAAAAGAGCTGCGACTGTCAACATTGTTTTCCTTATAATGCTCATTGTCGTCTATGGTATGGGATGTTGCGCCTTCCGGAACAACAAGCGAGAAGAGAGATATGCCCGTCCCACTGGTTTCAACAATCCTTGA
- the LOC104730274 gene encoding WAT1-related protein At4g30420-like — MGKIEEYKPEMAMTMIQLCYAGVNLFARATLVNGLSPRVFILYRQAFATIFIFPFLFFSRKKSKIAIASLDLKSFSLIFVVSLIGVTVNQNLYLEGLYLTSSSMGSAVGNIIPAITFLISFLAGYEKLSLRDIRGLAKIAGTILCVAGAVSMTLLCGPKILNSESALPLAKSVLGNVLKDQNMWLVGCLFLFSSTICWSFWLILQVPISTYYPDNLSLSAWMCLFGTMQCAVVTFFLEKDSNAWILHSYSEFATCLYAGIGASALSFTVQAWAISKRGPVFSALFNPLCTVIVTILAALFFQEEIYTGSLIGGLGVIMGLYTVLWGKAKDVMMNQEQNKDSDQNSEVKIHIQDSSNTTIYDGDLKNPLLSKHKSTEQLK; from the exons ATGGGGAAGATAGAGGAGTACAAGCCGGAAATGGCGATGACTATGATTCAACTGTGTTATGCAGGAGTGAATCTATTTGCAAGAGCTACTTTGGTTAATGGATTAAGCCCTCGGGTTTTTATCCTCTATAGGCAAGCCTTTGCAACCATTTTCATCTTcccatttctcttcttctccag gaaaaaatcaaagatagcTATAGCATCTTTGGATCTAAAGagcttttctttaatatttgtgGTCTCGCTTATAGG CGTTACAGTCAATCAGAATCTGTACCTTGAAGGTCTTTACTTAACTTCATCGTCCATGGGAAGTGCCGTTGGTAACATCATTCCTGCTATCACCTTCCTCATCTCATTTCTCGCCGG ATACGAGAAACTGAGTCTCCGGGATATAAGAGGACTAGCCAAGATTGCAGGGACGATCCTCTGTGTAGCAGGAGCGGTCTCCATGACTCTGCTTTGTGGACCAAAGATTCTCAACTCAGAATCAGCTTTACCGCTAGCTAAATCGGTATTGGGAAATGTTCTTAAAGATCAGAACATGTGGTTAGTTGGttgtttgttcttgttctctagCACTATTTGCTGGTCATTTTGGCTTATACTTCAG GTGCCAATCTCTACCTATTATCCAGATAACCTCTCTTTATCAGCATGGATGTGTTTATTTGGAACAATGCAATGTGCGGTTGTCACTTTCTTCCTTGAGAAGGACTCAAACGCTTGGATTCTTCACTCCTACTCCGAGTTTGCGACATGTCTCTATGCA GGAATTGGGGCGTCGGCACTTTCGTTTACAGTCCAAGCTTGGGCTATATCAAAGAGAGGTCCTGTTTTCTCTGCACTATTTAATCCTCTATGTACAGTCATTGTCACAATCTTGGCGGCTCTGTTCTTCCAAGAAGAGATTTACACTGGAAg CTTAATCGGAGGACTAGGGGTTATAATGGGACTTTACACTGTGTTATGGGGTAAAGCAAAAGATGTCATGATGAatcaagaacagaacaaagacAGTGATCAGAACTCGGAAGTGAAGATTCATATCCAAGAttcatcaaacacaacaatCTATGACGGAGATCTGAAGAATCCTCTTCTCTCCAAACACAAATCAACCGAACAACTAAAATAA
- the LOC104733200 gene encoding WAT1-related protein At4g30420-like: protein MGKIEEYKPAMALTMIQVSYAGVTLSARVTLVNGLSPRVFILYRQAFATIFIFPFLYFSRRKSNVVISSLDLKSFSLIFLVSLIGLTVNQNLYLEGLYLTSSSMGSAVSNIIPALTFLISFLAGYEKVNLRDIRSFAKIAGTILCVAGAVSMTLLRGPKILNSGSAIPLAKSVLGDILIDQNMWLVGCLFLFSSTLCWSFWLILQVPISTYYPDNLSLSAWMCLFGTIQCAIVTFFLEKDSNAWILHSYSEFATCLYAGIVASALSFTVQAWAISKRGPVFAALFNPLCTVVVTILAALFFQEEIYTGSLIGGLGVIVGLYIVLWGKAKDVMVNQEQMRDNDQSSEVNIHIEDSSNTTTRNRDLKNPLLSKHKSTDEIQTHEQVK from the exons ATGGGGAAGATAGAGGAGTACAAGCCTGCAATGGCGCTGACTATGATTCAAGTGAGTTATGCAGGAGTGACTCTTTCTGCAAGAGTTACATTGGTTAACGGATTAAGCCCTCGGGTTTTTATCCTCTATAGGCAAGCCTTTGCAACCATTTTCATCTTCCCATTTCTCTATTTCTCCAG GAGAAAATCAAATGTAGTTATTTCATCTTTGGATCTAAAGagcttttctttaatatttttggtctCGCTTATAGg CCTTACAGTCAATCAAAATCTGTACCTTGAAGGTCTTTACTTAACTTCATCTTCCATGGGAAGTGCTGTTAGTAACATCATTCCTGCACTCACTTTCCTAATCTCATTTCTCGCCGG ATACGAGAAAGTGAATCTCCGGGATATAAGAAGCTTCGCCAAGATTGCAGGGACGATCCTCTGTGTAGCAGGAGCGGTCTCCATGACTCTGCTTCGTGGACCAAAGATTCTCAATTCAGGATCAGCTATACCGCTTGCTAAATCGGTATTGGGAGATATTCTTATAGACCAGAACAtgtggttggttggttgtttaTTCTTGTTCTCTAGCACTCTTTGCTGGTCCTTTTGGCTTATACTTCAG GTACCAATCTCTACATATTATCCAGATAACCTCTCTTTATCAGCATGGATGTGTTTATTCGGAACAATACAATGTGCGATTGTCACTTTCTTCCTGGAGAAGGACTCAAACGCTTGGATTCTTCATTCCTACTCCGAGTTTGCCACATGCCTCTATGCA GGAATTGTGGCGTCGGCACTTTCGTTTACAGTCCAAGCTTGGGCTATATCAAAGAGAGGTCCTGTGTTCGCTGCACTGTTTAATCCTCTCTGTACAGTCGTTGTCACAATCTTGGCTGCTCTGTTCTTCCAAGAAGAGATTTACACTGGAAG TTTAATCGGAGGATTAGGGGTGATAGTGGGACTTTACATTGTGCTATGGGGAAAAGCAAAAGATGTCATGGTGAATCAAGAACAGATGAGAGACAATGATCAGAGCTCAGAAGTGAATATTCATATCGAAGATTCTTCAAACACAACAACCCGTAACAGAGATCTCAAGAATCCTCTTCTTTCCAAACACAAATCAACTGATGAAATTCAAACACATGAACAAGTAAAGTAA
- the LOC104730275 gene encoding uncharacterized protein LOC104730275, translating to MQPTSSMNEEFLKKWQMGLQVCRPSIDNASVSERKKAIKLSADVAMASLRKGTTCWSRALIEKTASEDNFLVRQMLSGIKAEALINKKLPKKVVCHRKIVRRSKKILRRKAKSASEEAASKAKRLVKRRTQGLRNVVPGGELMSNDVLLLQETLDYIVSLQTQVNVMRSIVDAAEARNEQ from the coding sequence ATGCAGCCTACGAGCTCAATGAATGAAGAATTCCTAAAGAAATGGCAAATGGGTCTTCAAGTTTGTCGTCCTTCGATAGACAACGCGAGCGTCTCCGAGAGAAAGAAAGCAATAAAGCTCTCCGCAGATGTTGCAATGGCGTCTCTAAGAAAAGGAACAACTTGTTGGAGCCGAGCCCTAATCGAGAAAACCGCCTCCGAGGACAATTTCCTCGTACGCCAGATGCTCTCCGGCATCAAAGCTGAAGCATTAATTAACAAGAAGTTGCCTAAGAAGGTTGTTTGCCATAGAAAGATCGTGAGACGAAGCAAGAAGATCTTGAGGAGGAAAGCAAAATCAGCAAGCGAAGAGGCAGCATCAAAAGCTAAGAGGCTCGTCAAGAGACGGACTCAAGGATTAAGAAACGTTGTCCCCGGTGGAGAGTTAATGAGCAATGACGTATTGTTGTTACAAGAAACTTTAGACTACATTGTGTCGCTTCAAACGCAAGTGAATGTTATGAGGAGTATTGTTGATGCTGCCGAGGCCCGAAATGAGCagtaa